In Maridesulfovibrio ferrireducens, one genomic interval encodes:
- a CDS encoding type II toxin-antitoxin system HipA family toxin — MQLFIYDAENLVGTLTCPSTVANWSFTYSNEWLDSVKKYALSCSIPLQTEPFPHDIVHNYFSNLLPESSIRTVIAQRLGVSEGNSRALLESLGGECAGRISLYTEKQMMTVSQHPTYKQLTPEEFVELINELPNRPFLVEQEGVRLSLAGAQQKLPIYYDGKNIAIPQGNSPSTHIVKPPMSDYPDTVSNELFCMLLAKNMKFNVPEVLPLPFANSFLFCIVRYDRVPQKKGILQRLHQEDFCQALGLSPHQKYEADGGVTTKQCFQLLQTHSSHPAKNRLALLRMAIFNYCIGNMDAHGKNFSLLYTNATPELAPFYDLLSTVIYENTSKRLAMKIGKENRPDWVQARHWERFAHEIGIPFKTVKKHCLQIAKSLPQTAKQTRLEIQNKWGVIYREQECIIKIIEHINMRAAMLTGRLTD, encoded by the coding sequence ATGCAGCTTTTTATATATGATGCTGAAAACTTAGTAGGTACACTTACTTGCCCTTCTACAGTTGCGAACTGGAGCTTTACATATAGCAACGAATGGCTGGACTCAGTAAAAAAATATGCACTCTCATGCTCAATCCCATTACAAACGGAGCCCTTCCCACATGATATTGTGCATAATTATTTTAGCAATCTACTACCTGAATCGAGTATCAGGACAGTCATTGCACAACGGTTAGGTGTTTCAGAAGGCAACAGCCGAGCTTTGCTTGAATCTCTTGGTGGAGAATGTGCAGGACGAATTTCTTTGTACACAGAAAAACAGATGATGACAGTTTCACAACACCCCACATATAAACAGCTTACACCAGAAGAATTTGTTGAACTGATAAATGAACTTCCTAACCGCCCTTTCTTGGTAGAACAGGAAGGCGTCCGCCTTTCTCTTGCCGGTGCGCAACAAAAACTCCCCATATATTATGATGGAAAAAACATTGCTATCCCACAAGGCAATTCACCAAGTACCCATATAGTTAAGCCTCCGATGTCTGATTACCCCGACACTGTATCCAATGAACTTTTCTGCATGCTCTTAGCAAAAAACATGAAATTCAACGTACCAGAGGTCTTGCCACTTCCTTTTGCTAATTCCTTTCTCTTCTGCATAGTTCGCTATGACAGAGTTCCGCAAAAAAAAGGCATATTACAACGATTACATCAGGAAGATTTTTGCCAAGCTTTAGGGCTATCACCCCACCAAAAATATGAAGCCGACGGAGGCGTAACGACAAAACAATGTTTCCAACTTCTACAAACGCATTCAAGCCATCCCGCAAAAAATCGTCTCGCTCTTTTACGAATGGCAATCTTTAATTACTGCATTGGTAACATGGATGCACATGGGAAAAATTTCTCTCTACTATACACTAACGCGACTCCCGAGCTCGCTCCATTTTACGACCTGCTTTCTACAGTCATTTATGAAAACACCAGCAAACGTCTTGCCATGAAAATAGGCAAAGAAAACCGTCCAGATTGGGTACAGGCTCGCCATTGGGAACGATTTGCTCATGAGATAGGCATACCATTTAAAACAGTAAAAAAACACTGTCTGCAAATAGCAAAGAGTTTGCCACAAACAGCAAAACAAACAAGACTAGAAATTCAAAATAAGTGGGGTGTGATTTACCGTGAACAGGAATGTATTATAAAAATTATAGAACACATTAACATGCGTGCGGCCATGCTGACAGGGCGTCTAACAGATTAA
- a CDS encoding helix-turn-helix domain-containing protein has protein sequence MPKKSFANTSLSPKTISTLKILGENIKTARLRRNVTLAEMAERTFMTRNRLRKVERGDPTVGLGALAQVLEYLELSDQLLLIAKPETDELGKALEQRNRKKRASKKQLPDTDLDF, from the coding sequence ATGCCAAAAAAGTCCTTCGCAAACACATCTCTTTCACCCAAGACAATTTCCACGCTGAAAATATTGGGTGAAAATATAAAAACAGCCCGCCTCCGTCGAAATGTCACTCTAGCGGAAATGGCTGAACGAACTTTCATGACGCGCAACAGACTGCGAAAAGTTGAACGCGGAGATCCGACCGTTGGGCTTGGAGCTTTAGCGCAGGTATTGGAATATTTAGAATTAAGCGACCAGCTCCTCCTTATAGCCAAACCCGAAACAGACGAACTGGGTAAAGCCCTTGAACAGAGAAATAGAAAAAAACGGGCATCTAAAAAACAACTCCCTGATACAGATCTAGATTTTTAA
- a CDS encoding type II toxin-antitoxin system HipA family toxin — protein MSIDSTYVYIHINGEFVPVGILKITHNDQSHFSEFNYGRKYLTRNDAIPVDPIQLPLTAQKFQTQGIFGAFQDAMPDGWGTHLLDRAAEEFGYKPKEIDYLTVLDQDNRTGALAFGPDLNGPQAYTPKWRPQIIPGESLNLTEMLETADKIFNDDELNPNQKRFLIRGSSVGGAQPKAAVDYEGRKWIAKFSRELEFWPTCRIELAAMRMAAQCSIRVPQCKIIEINKRDIFLIERFDRKTDNSRIHFISAMTLTGAKSMTEGTYGDIARAMRKYIAIKYLDKDLEEMFRRMVFNILCNNHDDHLKNHGFLYDSQSGMWRLSPAYDIVPQPQMRSDDKSYLTLAIGSQGHLATLENALSRCEDFRLQRNKGTTIVEQMAKYVKENWKNENIKAGVSKTKIYSVQQAYKAAEI, from the coding sequence GTGAGCATTGACAGCACTTATGTATACATCCATATCAACGGCGAGTTTGTACCTGTCGGAATTTTAAAGATCACTCACAATGATCAGTCTCATTTCTCTGAGTTCAATTATGGTCGTAAATATCTGACTCGAAATGATGCTATCCCCGTAGACCCTATTCAACTACCTTTGACTGCCCAGAAATTTCAAACTCAAGGTATATTCGGAGCATTTCAAGACGCCATGCCAGACGGCTGGGGAACACACCTCCTCGACAGAGCTGCTGAAGAATTCGGTTATAAACCTAAAGAAATAGATTACCTTACCGTTCTTGATCAAGACAACAGAACCGGAGCCCTCGCATTTGGTCCTGACCTGAACGGGCCACAGGCATATACTCCCAAATGGAGACCACAGATAATTCCGGGAGAATCTCTTAATTTGACTGAGATGCTGGAAACTGCTGATAAGATTTTCAATGATGATGAATTAAATCCGAACCAAAAAAGATTCCTGATTAGGGGGTCTTCAGTGGGAGGAGCGCAACCCAAAGCTGCAGTTGATTATGAAGGAAGAAAATGGATTGCTAAATTTTCAAGAGAATTAGAGTTCTGGCCGACCTGTCGCATAGAACTTGCAGCCATGCGTATGGCTGCTCAATGTTCTATAAGAGTTCCTCAATGTAAAATTATTGAAATTAACAAGCGCGACATCTTTTTAATTGAAAGGTTTGACCGCAAAACGGACAATAGCAGAATCCATTTTATATCAGCAATGACACTTACCGGGGCTAAATCTATGACAGAAGGGACATACGGAGACATAGCCCGTGCCATGCGCAAATACATCGCAATTAAATATCTTGATAAAGATCTTGAAGAGATGTTCAGAAGAATGGTCTTTAATATTTTGTGTAACAACCACGATGACCATTTAAAAAATCATGGATTTCTTTATGATTCTCAATCTGGAATGTGGCGTCTTTCCCCTGCCTACGACATCGTCCCACAGCCGCAAATGCGCTCAGATGATAAAAGCTATCTGACACTTGCCATAGGATCTCAAGGACATCTGGCAACGTTAGAAAACGCCCTTTCCCGCTGTGAAGATTTTAGACTGCAAAGAAATAAGGGCACAACAATTGTCGAGCAAATGGCTAAATATGTAAAAGAAAATTGGAAAAATGAAAATATTAAAGCCGGGGTTTCAAAAACCAAAATTTATAGCGTTCAGCAAGCATACAAAGCTGCGGAGATTTAA